AGTTTACAAGTAAAGGGCAACAAAAATGCTTATCTCGATACTCAAGTGTTACAACAAGTACCGCAAGTCAATTTAGTCGTAGATGGTCAGCGCTACGCCTATCAAGAAATTGACATCACAACGAACAAAAACTTAATTCAAATCAGCGAGGGTAACAATCAGCGCGATTTGCGGCTATATGCAGGTAGAATGCGGCTACAACCGAATGCATATGGTACGTATACATTAGTCAATGAAGTTCCGCTAGAGACTTACTTGCGGGGTGTTGTCCCGCACGAAATCGGAGCAAATGTGCCTTACTCGGCGGTCGAAGCGCAGGCAATTATTGCACGGACGTATGCATTGCGCAACTTACGTCGGTTTGCAATTGATGACTATGAGCTGTGTGCAGATACCCAGTGCCAAGTTTACAGAGGTTTAAGTGGTACAGTTCCGCTAGCCGATCGCGCGATCGCCGCGACAAAAGGCAAAGTACTAACGTATGACAATCAACTTGTGGATGCCCTGTATTCTTCCACAACAGGTGGCGTTACGGCGGCGTTTAGTGATGTTTGGCAAGGAACAGATCGTCCCTACTTGCAACCTGTAATCGATGCGGCGGATAGCGTTTGGAACTTATCAGGACAAAGCTTAGCCGAAGAAAAGAATTTTCAGCGCTTTATTGGTTTGCAGCAAGGATTTAATGAAGCTGGCTGGAGTATGTTTCGTTGGCGCAAAGAAAGCAGTTTAGCTCAGATTACACAAGATTTGCAGCGCTTTTTCAAGGCAAATAATAGTCCCTGGGCAAACCTGAAACAGATTTATCAGATGCAAGTCACTGAGCGATCGCCTAGCGGACGTATTCTGAAACTAGCGGTACAAACCGATCTGGGTACGGTTATTTTAGAAAAAGATGAAGTACGCAGTGCCTTTTCTGCACCGCGCAGTACGCTATTTTATCTACAACCACTTAATAAAGGTACAAACTCGCTGT
The genomic region above belongs to Chroococcidiopsis sp. TS-821 and contains:
- a CDS encoding SpoIID/LytB domain-containing protein; translated protein: METHTQNNAKHAKVEDACCVSLSNRQLAFGCVSYNSHLLAFLALWKRNQGKVRSHLTSVCVTTVVLCGTATAAIAAPASEPELKIGIVQRFGAKPTDVLSLQATAGDRLTIQAKTQDKEKKLQATNIKLETVMQPLPKATLSERVVLSTHRSFETAEHTAKQWRQMGIEVEIAQPDRWQVWAKRDIYNSPLLRRFLLLSLQVKGNKNAYLDTQVLQQVPQVNLVVDGQRYAYQEIDITTNKNLIQISEGNNQRDLRLYAGRMRLQPNAYGTYTLVNEVPLETYLRGVVPHEIGANVPYSAVEAQAIIARTYALRNLRRFAIDDYELCADTQCQVYRGLSGTVPLADRAIAATKGKVLTYDNQLVDALYSSTTGGVTAAFSDVWQGTDRPYLQPVIDAADSVWNLSGQSLAEEKNFQRFIGLQQGFNEAGWSMFRWRKESSLAQITQDLQRFFKANNSPWANLKQIYQMQVTERSPSGRILKLAVQTDLGTVILEKDEVRSAFSAPRSTLFYLQPLNKGTNSLWGYAFVGGGFGHGVGLSQTGSQRLAKLGWSSAQILNFYYPGTQIEPLSDRITFYSEESFSTATTAK